A window of Macrotis lagotis isolate mMagLag1 chromosome 1, bilby.v1.9.chrom.fasta, whole genome shotgun sequence genomic DNA:
AAATCACAGGGTTGACAAATGGAGATATACATAGCTAGAGCTGGGAAAAGATGGTCAATGAGAATATCCCTCTTCCCCTGAGTCCCCTTAGGGAGAAGCTGGAGCTTCCCCTGGTTTCTTGGACTTAGATGAACAGGAATGCTTTATTTACTTCTCTGAGTCAATGTGAACCCTGAGAACAATTTTAATTGTTGTCATAGATGTTTATCCTttattgtcaaagaagaccattgacatcaggaaggtaatgccatgacatgtatgtgaattggatttgaataaggcGGTGCTGTGTAAGAATTAGTTTAGTCTATATGGGAGTGGGAGTACAGTGGAAATGGATCCTGATAGATATTTCTACCAAAGCATAGCTTATTTTCTCGCCCCCAGATACTGGTCCAAACCTGCTCCCTTCCTTCTCTAGCACTTACCTTTAATACTCTCAGTGAAGAATCTCACCTCAACATTTCAACCCCCAAATTGAGGCTCTTTGCCAAGAGCTCCCTCCCCCCATCATCCCTCCTTCATCTCCCATCATCCTGATTTCATCCCCAGTGATCTCTCCCTGCTCTCCAGTCTCCAGAGAATTAAGTAGCCTTTCTCCTTGCCCTTTTACACTCACCTTTCCTCCCATATCCCCTTGACTGTTTCAGCAGATTGCCCTTGCTATCAGCGCCATTCTTTAATCTTGTCTCTCTCTATTTACTGACTCCTTCCCTGAAGTTCACAAATAATTCCAAGTTACTCTTATCCTAAACCAgacaaacagcaacagcaacgACAAGAAGGCCCACAACCAATCCACTCGATCCAACCACCCCAGCTGCTGATCACTTTACCTTCTTCTCTTATCAGCTAAATTCCTCCAGTATTCCTTTATCCTTGGACCTTCTGCTTTCTTACCTCTCACTCCTGAAGTCCATGACATTTGTCTTCTATTCTTACAACTCACTTGAAACCCAGTTTCAGTTCTTGGTAACTTTCCACTGTTGCCAATGATCTCTTAActgccaaatctaatggtcttaatctttattctttttttttttaaggtctcTGAAGCATTTGCCATGGTAAACCTTAATCACTTCACAGATATAATATTCTTGGGTCCCAAGAAATGAATGTGCTTCTCTTCCTACTTGTCTCACCACTTCTCAGTCTTTTATACATTCTTAATTGATGTTACTAAAGCTAACCCAGATTATCCCATAGGTTTCTACCCTAGGCCATCTTTTTCATcctaaaaagtgaatataatgctTTACTATCCCCTTCTCCAGTAAACAAACTGACTATTAGAAACTGTACTCTGTGCTGCTCCAGAATGGTTCTCTATATTTTATCATTCAAGTCATGAGGATGTCTCTTCGGGAAAGTCAAATGCCATAAGAACCCAAAGAGACAGAATGATTCATAGGAATCACTTCATAAATCTTTGGGGTTTCTAtgttcatattatttttctctattatcaCCCTCCCAATTCATAAATTGATTGGTGAAAACAGCTATAGACTAGAGCAAATATCTGTTTTCTATGTCCATATACACATTTATTCAACATCAAACGATTCATATTGGAAAGAAACCTTATAAAAGTAATTATGGGGAAAGCATTCATGTAGCATTCAAATCTTATTGGACATCAGGTGATAtgatatctatatgcatatatttgcatatatgcatgcatacacacatatatacatttaaattatatatatatatatatatttatataaagaccTATCTCCCCCAGGCTTGACATAGGAGAATTCCTTTGTACATAGAACATACCCTATTAAATACTTAGTTACTTTGTTTCCCTAGGTAAGACATAACTTTGCAAATCTCAGTTCATCATGTATAAAATAGACATAAAATGCCTACAGGACCTTTATTGTAGGGTTGTTATgatcaaataatgaaaaaaagggaaaagcttAAAGAGCCTTATATTGATTGTGCTTAATTAGGATCAAAAGTCAAACCTGCAAAAAAGTATATTAAGAGATTCTGGTCTCATTCTGTATATGAGAAAACAAGCCAAGAAAAagcaagtgatttacccaaggtcatttgcccaaagaagtaaataaaaggtctgagatttgaatccaggttttctgattcaAAATCCAAGTGACTATCTTTTATACAATGCTGCCTTCCCATAATAACATTAGTCTTGAGATGATGGAAACCCAGATGCTGATGCTAGATGGTTTTCCATGATCCTTACTCTTCTTGggatattttctcttctcatcaTTTGTGCTTTAACTATTTTCTGATCTCTTATGAATCAAAGGCCAAGATGGTTTATCTTATTCTAATCTACTGTTCTAAATATTTCAATCTTCTTCAGTGGTTTGTTCAGTTTATGCATAAGGAATTCCTGTTTCAAGTCTTTAGTTGCTTCCTCATTGCTTCTCTGTGTTTCTGACCATTTTCTCCACAGACATCAGGACTGATATGAGATTACTCAACATCATATGCTTCCTTTCTGTCATACAACTGTTTGCATCAACTCATCCTCCCAGTTTCCTTTCTTCAAGCTCAGAGAAATAGGGACATTcacattttatattaattttttttccagatatgGAGTTGAGGAATGAGACCACAAAGGCAACTCCAAAAGAAAACATTACAGGAGAAGAATCATCCCATGGGTTAAAAGTAGAAAGACTCATATGGGCTGATCTTTGCTATTCTACTCTTAGGGAAATTGGGAAAAGTGAGTGTCAGAAAAAAAGACAGCAGGTAAAGAAGGGAAGTAATGTCAGAAAAATGCCGAAACATCAACAGAGTCATACTGGAGAAAACTGTCATGAAtataatgaatgtgggaaagccttcagtcaACACTCAAGTCTTCCAGAACATAAGAAGATCCCTGCTGGACAGAAGCCttttaaatgtaatgaatgtgagaGAGCATTCACTTGCATCTCAAGACTTAATCGACATCAGAAGATTCATACCGGGGAGaagccttataaatgtaatgagtGTGGGAAAACTTTCATTCAGAGCTCAAATCTTATTCGACACCAGAtgattcacactggagagaaactttttaaatgtaataaatgTGGGAAAGCATTCACCCGCAATTCAAGACTTATTCGACACCAGAAGATTCATATTGAAGAGAAGCCTTTTGTATGTGACGAGTGTGGGAAATCCTTCAttctgaactcaaatcttactCGACATCAGAAGATTCATACTGGGGAGAAGCCTtacaaatgtaatgaatgtgggaaagtaTTCACTCGCAAATCAAGACTTATTAGACATCAGAAGATTCATACTGGGGAGAAGCCCTACAGATGTAACGAATGCGGGAAAACCTTCATTCAGAGCTCAAATCTTATTCGGCATCAGGtgattcatactggagagaagccttatacatgtaatgaatgtgggaaagccttcattCAGAGCTCAAAGCTTGTCAGGCATAAGATAGTTCATACTCAAGAAAAGCAATTTAAGTGGAACAAATGTGGGAAAACCTTCTTTCAGAGCTCAAACCACATTATGCATCAGATGATTCACAGTGGAGAGATGCCTTATAAATGTAGCGAAATTGGGAGAGCCTTTGGACAATGTTCAAATCTTACAGAGCCTAAGAAGAGTCCTACTGGAGAGaaactttttaaatgtaatgaatgtgaaaGAGCATTCACTTGCATCTCAAGACTTAATCGACATCAAaagattcatactggagagaggccttataaatgtaatgaatgtgggaaaaccttcaatcagagttcaaatcttattcGACACCAGatgattcatactggagagaagcttTATAACtgtgatgaatgtgggaaagccttcactCGAAAATCAAGACTCATTCGACATCAGAAGaatcacactggagagaaaccttacaaatgtgatgaatgtgggaaaactttcattcagagttcaaatcttattcGACATCAGATGATTCATTTTGGAGAAAAGCCTtacaaatgtaatgaatgtgggaaagctttcatTCGAAAATCTCACATGATCCTACATCAGAGAACACATATtagagagaaaccttataaatgcaatgaatgtgggaaagccttcattCAAAGTTCAGATCTTGATAAACACAggaaaattcatactggagaaacaCCTTATAAATGTAATACATGTGGGAAACACTTTATTACAAATTCCTCCCTGATCCGGCACCAgcgaattcatactggagagaaatctTAGAAATGCAATCGATGTGCTAAAGCATTCTGTGACTTTTCACGTgttatttgaaaacttttctccagaaagaaataaagaggagAAAACAATTCCATCAGCAGCAGTGAAGTCTTATACTACAGCAGAGGATTCATACTGCCGAGTACATTTACCAAATTCATAACAGATATTCATTTTGGAGATTTCAGAATGAGAAATTGGAATGCTTTGAAATTCATACATTatttggtattttccatcacatttcatatttaaaataagtgATCATAACAATAAagtgaatcatttttttcttgaaaattttgtAGTTGGAACATTGAAAGTTTCAGTTTTTTCTACCAAAAAATGATACAATAAATAGCATGTACCATTATGAATCAATATATAGAGATCATGATTTAAGCTATCAATGAGTTGATTGATTTCATTTAgctttcttgaaatatattcaaCATCTTCTCTTCATTCATTATAATTTATCTTAAAcctgcttaataaatacatgttaaaTTCTATACTTATAAAACATCTGTGACTTAAAGCAaatattataactctaaatgtCAGTGAACGTTATTGGGTAGTATTTGGATAATGCAACATTCAGATCTCCTAGCAAGGAACACCAGTCAGATTGTATATCATGTATCAAAATTGCCAATTTAAGgacttacttttattttattttaaacactttgcagaatttatataaaataaagacataaaattatttctttttcttttctttcttaagaaaataatagcaGACAGGGCTATGAACATGCATTTTAACATGACAAGATTTATAAGCAGAACAGATTTGTTAGATCATGACAGCTTCTCCCTAGCATATATGCTTCCCTCCCAGTTCCCAGAAATGTTTACATTAGCATTCAATCATAGGATTCCTCAGGACTAGatgttgattattttcttaaAGGAGAGTCACAATATTTTCCCTTCAATTTCTCTAGTGATTTTTCATGGGATtcacaaaaaaatttacaaatttccTCAGAAATACCTGGAGGAAATTCCTACATGTAAATACTACTGGGGCtaaggaattggggggggggggggaagcactCAGAACACCAGATTCATTTGACAGCAAAACATtcacaagggaaaaaaattttataaacatGCTGTATTTGGGAAAAGTTTCAGTCTCAGCTCATGGTTGTAATGTATTCATGCTTTAgagatgttttataaataaaatgaatgtggGAATCTATCTGTTCAAGAATCTGTCCTTATAAAGTTTTATTGGAATACAGACACCACCCTCATTCATTCATGTTATGTCTAAGGCTACATTTGCTGTAATGTGACAGAATTGAATAGTTGTGACTAAATGTGTATGGCACTCTCATCACTTCCCATTGCTGCTCGGTAGTCTAGAAATCTCAGTGAGTTATATCTCAACAGTGTTTTGAGTACTATGGAACTGTGTTTACTGTGTGTACTGTGACACTGTTTTATTGCCAGTGCATACTTATCATgtcaaaacaagaaaagaagacAAGGTTTACTGTAAATTTTTGAGCTTAGGATAAAGATTggaatttttctatattaaagaaaaatacccTCCCTCGATCACTATTATAAAACACTAAAtgactttggggaaaaaattttactGCTGAATTGATAATGTTTGATAATGTTTCTCAATGGTTTCAATTAAAATTACAAGGTAAAACAGTgcttatatatgaaatatactgTGATACAGTTAGTTCAATGACATTGTTTGAATCTTGAAGAGTATCAAGCTGCTTTTGATACTTTCCATGCTGTCAGAAATTAAAATAAGGTACAAGATCTCTATTCTCACACATATTTTCAATGGATATATTTTCTCAGCTCAAACTACAGTTCTAGCAGTATTTTTCAGATCTTGAAACAAGTTCAAAAAGAAATCCTTATTTCAAAGTCCATTTAATGGGGGGAATTGAGCTTCTACCTGTTCTTCAAATAGAGGTGATTAATCTGCAAAGAAATGACATGCTGAAAGGCAAATATCAAGAGAAGAATGTAATAGACACTTCTAAGTAATGTATATGTTCAATGAAAATCATGTGCTCTTGGATTGATATCAGTATTTGGTAATACCCATCTGTGTGAAAggacatttttaaagatgaaattcaTAAAGTTTCAAGACAGATCAGCATTAACAGATAGACATGTGAAATTTTGATGATAGGAAATACTAATTTTGAACTCCTATGAAGCAAAATgttatacaaaaaaattacagTACCATCATTAGTGGACTTACAAATAAAATGTACCTGTTAACAATACTTTGaatttcatcaataaaaatttgtggaaaattttttcttctcttgttctaTAAATACTCACACAATAGTCTTGCTTTTACCTTTTGACCCACAAAGTCTAAACTATCTACTGTCTTGTCCTTGACAGAAAAAATTTGTTAAGCTCTGCTATAGAGAATTTATAGAAGTATAAAAAAGTCAGTAAGTTTTCTCAAACAATTTTAATCTTACTCAACCTGAGAATTAATAGTAAGAAAGTCCAGCTTTGTGTAATTTAGTGGAGGTCACATGAGTCTGGCTCTAGAAGAGACCTTAGTAATGATTGTTCAACATTAGGGAGGAAAAAAGCAGGGTGATAGAGATCGATTGACTTTACCAGGTTATGGTTAGTAAATATATGAGGTAGAATTGGAACTCACTCTTACTGGTTCTAACCCCAGTGTACTATCTAGCTGTTCAGAAATTTGTGTTTGCATTAAATGTGTTTCCTGtaattagtgatttttttatttttgagccATCCTGTAATTATTCATTGAATGTTAGAATTCAAAccatttatatttattgatttaatatataaatttgatttggCTTCTGATATTTTCTTTAAAGTATTGCTTCAAGAAAGTGAAATCATTCTTCTATGTCATTCAAAATTCCTTCatctgataaaattatttttatcattctatcTTTGTCATTGCCTGATGACCCAAGACCCTCTTGTTTATCCTCACTCTGATTTTCCCTTCTTCTAGCATCTTCCTGTTGTACTAGCTATACTCTCCTTGTTGGAAAAGTTCCGTTCTTTTCTTGAGTCTCTTGGCCAACCTTGTCCTTGGCCAACCACTGTCCAGTTAAGATGTTCTAGTTCTTCCATGAACTCAGTATGGTGTCTCCATCTTACTTGCATGTGGCACTCCCCCAAATGTCTTCCCCTCTTAGCCTTTCAGATTATTCATTTCTCATGACCTCCTCACACCACTTGAACTATACACTGAGATGGTTACATGACTGATCTGGTGTATTCCACTTTTATGTttgtgaactctgaaattcctttatctgatcctAATCTGTTGTCATGAAACCACTTTCCTTGTCTTTCAATCCCAAACCCTTTCCTTGATGCTAATGTCAATTCTTCTACCCTTGATTTCTGCACTGGCTCCATtcttctcagtttctcatcttgaTGTCTTTGGAGAATCAACTCAACTCAACTCAACTCAACTCAACTCAACTCAACTCAACTCAACTCAACTCAACTTAACTCAACACTTCTCTCTCTCAAGTCACCtgcttctttctcctattacTGATCTAGGCCTGCTAAGCTTCAGTCTTGTATGCCTATTCATGTACTGTTGAATCAAAGTAGAGCAAGCCACAAAAGGGTAGATACTATACAATTTTAACTGGACCTAAACTGTAGCAAGGTAATAATTTTACACTTTCATGACCTCACTCATCACAGCatcttttccaaactttttcttccttcttcaagcCTCCCTACCCCAACCCTCCCAGCAAGGAATCTCacctaatatttcattttttaaaaattgagttcattTGCCAAGAGCATTCTCTTATCCTTCTTCATCTAACATCTTCAGATGctattgtttcttctttcaccacATCTCATATAAGGAATCcacccttctccttgccaagactAGCTTCTTTCATGAGCAAGTGATCCCATTTCATCCTGTCTTCTCCAAGCAGATTGTCCCTTCTACCATCCCTACTTTTATTAGTCTTGGGGAGGGGAGCAATCAGTGGGTTCTTGTAATTGGCACTTTGTTTTCTATACTCAGAAGTTCTggataattttcttggattatttttGACATTGGCATTCAGGATTATTTGTCTTGTGATGTTCTACTTATgtggatttttttccaattacacataaaaatatttttaaaatttgtttttaaaattttgaattccaaacttctttcctcctttcctttcctccccctccatgAATAGATAAGCAACTTGACATAGgtaatacatattttcatattagttatgttgggaaagaaaatacagagcaaaaggaaacaaacaaatcATGTCTCCATCAGTATTCAGGT
This region includes:
- the LOC141508622 gene encoding uncharacterized protein LOC141508622, with translation MELRNETTKATPKENITGEESSHGLKVERLIWADLCYSTLREIGKSECQKKRQQVKKGSNVRKMPKHQQSHTGENCHEYNECGKAFSQHSSLPEHKKIPAGQKPFKCNECERAFTCISRLNRHQKIHTGEKPYKCNECGKTFIQSSNLIRHQMIHTGEKLFKCNKCGKAFTRNSRLIRHQKIHIEEKPFVCDECGKSFILNSNLTRHQKIHTGEKPYKCNECGKVFTRKSRLIRHQKIHTGEKPYRCNECGKTFIQSSNLIRHQVIHTGEKPYTCNECGKAFIQSSKLVRHKIVHTQEKQFKWNKCGKTFFQSSNHIMHQMIHSGEMPYKCSEIGRAFGQCSNLTEPKKSPTGEKLFKCNECERAFTCISRLNRHQKIHTGERPYKCNECGKTFNQSSNLIRHQMIHTGEKLYNCDECGKAFTRKSRLIRHQKNHTGEKPYKCDECGKTFIQSSNLIRHQMIHFGEKPYKCNECGKAFIRKSHMILHQRTHIREKPYKCNECGKAFIQSSDLDKHRKIHTGETPYKCQECGKTFTRKSRIIRHQKIHTGEKPYKCDECGKAFMESSTLILHQRIHTKEKPYKCKECGKAFTQNSTLVMHQRIHTGEKPYKCNECGKAFSQSSNLIVHQKTHIGEKPYKCNECGKAFTQNSTLVKHQRIHTGEKPYKCEECGKAFTQYSTLLKHQRVHNGEKPYKCFECGKGFSESSTLIIHQIIHTGEKSYKCNECGKSFIQSSNLIVHQKIHTGEKPYKCKECGKAFTQSSDLFKHHRIHTGEKPYKCDECGKAFIQSSLLIRHKMIHTGEKPYKCNECGKAFSRSSNLIVHQKIHSGEKHLVKNIGKPSCEIKHEEIYPGE